A window from Pyrococcus yayanosii CH1 encodes these proteins:
- a CDS encoding aconitase X catalytic domain-containing protein, with the protein MYLTKEEELALAGEYGYAVQKAMEILVALGDVYGADRLIPIKSAQIAGVSYKNIGEAGIEFLRDFVEAGAKVSVYTTLNPAGIGDEEFMDRQAEIIKLYRRMGVDVTATCTPYYGANLPKFGDHLAWSESSAVSFANSIIGARTNREGGPSSLAAAIVGKTPNYGLHINENRKATVVVEVETELKSFLDYSLLGYHLGKTLESDVPYFRNLKPERLDQLKELGASMAATGSIALYHVEGETPEWKTAIRDKVERIQVGREELEDIRERFDTEWREIDAILIGCPHASLMEIKEVAELLKMRGKPLRIPLFITTSRAVKALADALGYTEVIERYNGRLLTDVCLVVSPIRDWYSGIATNSGKAAFYFSSFGLKVRLDDMEKLMMEAP; encoded by the coding sequence ATGTATCTGACAAAAGAAGAGGAACTCGCGCTCGCCGGCGAGTACGGCTACGCCGTTCAGAAGGCGATGGAAATACTTGTGGCCCTGGGGGATGTTTACGGGGCCGACAGGTTGATACCTATAAAGAGCGCCCAAATTGCTGGCGTGAGTTATAAGAACATCGGCGAGGCCGGAATCGAGTTCCTTAGGGATTTTGTCGAGGCAGGGGCAAAAGTCAGCGTTTACACGACCCTCAATCCGGCGGGAATCGGCGATGAAGAGTTCATGGATAGACAAGCTGAAATCATCAAGCTTTACCGGCGAATGGGAGTTGATGTAACCGCGACGTGTACCCCCTACTACGGGGCCAACCTCCCGAAGTTCGGCGACCACCTCGCCTGGAGCGAGAGCTCTGCTGTTAGCTTTGCGAACTCCATCATAGGTGCGAGAACTAACAGGGAGGGCGGGCCATCGAGCCTCGCAGCCGCGATAGTTGGCAAGACACCGAACTATGGTCTTCACATCAACGAAAACAGGAAGGCAACCGTCGTCGTCGAGGTCGAAACGGAGCTGAAAAGCTTCCTAGACTACTCCCTTCTCGGCTATCATCTTGGGAAAACGCTGGAAAGTGACGTTCCCTACTTCAGAAATCTAAAGCCCGAGCGATTGGACCAGCTAAAAGAATTGGGGGCGAGCATGGCCGCCACTGGCTCCATAGCCCTCTATCACGTCGAAGGCGAGACACCGGAATGGAAAACAGCCATAAGGGATAAGGTCGAGAGAATCCAGGTAGGAAGGGAAGAGCTTGAGGATATCAGGGAGAGGTTCGACACCGAGTGGAGAGAGATAGACGCAATACTCATTGGCTGTCCACATGCATCACTTATGGAGATTAAGGAGGTAGCGGAGTTGCTCAAAATGCGGGGAAAGCCCCTCAGAATCCCCCTCTTCATAACTACTAGTAGAGCCGTGAAGGCTCTCGCGGACGCCCTCGGCTACACCGAGGTGATAGAGCGCTACAATGGCAGATTGCTAACGGATGTCTGCCTTGTTGTATCCCCTATTCGGGACTGGTATTCCGGCATAGCCACCAACAGCGGTAAGGCTGCCTTCTACTTCAGCTCCTTCGGCCTCAAGGTCCGGCTCGATGATATGGAAAAGCTAATGATGGAGGCGCCGTAG
- a CDS encoding DUF126 domain-containing protein, with amino-acid sequence MKLRGKGIVKGKAEGTALVSRKPLSFLGGVDPETGIITDVESDIRGESVAGKILVFPRGKGSTVGSYVLYALAKNGKAPKAIIVEEAETIVTVGAIIAGIPLVAGIDVSKLRSGMRLRVDGESGEVEVVD; translated from the coding sequence ATGAAGCTAAGGGGTAAGGGAATAGTTAAGGGAAAGGCTGAAGGAACTGCCCTAGTCTCAAGGAAGCCCCTCTCATTCCTCGGGGGCGTTGATCCGGAAACTGGAATAATCACAGATGTTGAGAGCGACATAAGGGGCGAGAGCGTGGCAGGGAAGATTCTCGTTTTTCCCAGAGGAAAAGGTTCGACTGTAGGTTCTTACGTTCTCTACGCCCTGGCCAAGAACGGGAAAGCACCAAAAGCTATAATAGTCGAGGAGGCTGAAACTATAGTGACCGTCGGTGCCATAATAGCCGGCATCCCGCTGGTGGCCGGAATAGACGTGTCGAAGCTCAGGAGCGGGATGAGGCTTCGCGTAGATGGTGAATCTGGAGAGGTGGAGGTAGTTGACTAA
- a CDS encoding site-2 protease family protein yields MTKGIYECINCGHREVLERSDPMLPGACPKCGGDMILVGFEVEVEEGPAETLETKLGEFYELGGLLESQNNVYAFEVLAIKEDNFEKVLRELEGLGYWAALKKRDGKVVLYVFPAQEIGGKENPIIGVLLFLLTLASTFFAGYALSLNYVAALREFGLPGIENVYLNALAFSISIMAILGTHEMGHKIASALHGVKSTFPYFIPFPSFIGTLGAVIRVKSPIPTRNAAVDLGASGPIAGLLVAIPVTLIGLKLSLQVPVEAITSEKGTIIFGNSILFMLLMKATLDVPQGYGLILHPVAIAGWVGIFVTFLNLIPAAQLDGGHIARAFLPEKAHRGLTYAIAIGTLFLSYFWPGWLLWGLLILFMGRVGNPGALDEVSPLTLGRKILAIIVTVIFIASAIPIPFSFID; encoded by the coding sequence TTGACTAAGGGCATCTACGAGTGCATCAACTGTGGGCACAGGGAAGTTCTGGAAAGAAGCGACCCCATGCTTCCAGGAGCATGCCCCAAATGCGGCGGCGACATGATACTAGTCGGCTTCGAGGTGGAGGTAGAAGAAGGCCCTGCCGAGACGCTTGAGACAAAGCTCGGGGAATTCTATGAGCTCGGCGGGTTACTGGAGAGCCAGAACAATGTTTACGCCTTTGAGGTGCTTGCGATAAAGGAGGATAACTTCGAGAAGGTTCTGCGAGAACTCGAAGGGCTCGGTTACTGGGCCGCTCTCAAGAAAAGGGATGGTAAGGTCGTCCTATATGTTTTCCCGGCCCAAGAAATTGGTGGCAAGGAAAATCCCATCATCGGGGTGCTCCTATTCCTCCTCACCCTAGCTAGCACGTTCTTCGCCGGCTATGCACTATCCTTAAACTATGTTGCAGCTCTCCGTGAGTTCGGGCTTCCAGGAATCGAAAACGTCTACCTAAATGCCCTTGCCTTCTCCATCAGCATAATGGCCATTCTTGGAACGCACGAAATGGGGCATAAGATAGCTTCTGCCCTCCACGGTGTCAAATCCACGTTTCCCTACTTCATTCCCTTCCCATCCTTCATAGGAACGCTGGGTGCAGTGATAAGGGTTAAATCCCCAATCCCGACGCGGAACGCGGCAGTTGACCTCGGGGCCAGCGGGCCGATAGCCGGGCTCCTCGTGGCCATCCCAGTAACCCTGATAGGTTTGAAGCTCTCCCTCCAAGTTCCCGTCGAGGCAATAACGTCTGAAAAGGGAACGATTATCTTCGGAAACAGCATCCTCTTCATGCTCCTGATGAAAGCTACTCTCGATGTACCTCAGGGGTATGGCTTGATACTTCACCCCGTTGCCATAGCCGGATGGGTGGGGATATTTGTAACTTTCCTGAACTTAATTCCGGCAGCTCAGCTCGACGGAGGCCACATAGCTAGGGCTTTCCTTCCCGAAAAGGCCCACAGGGGACTAACATATGCCATAGCCATCGGCACGCTCTTCCTCAGTTACTTCTGGCCGGGATGGCTTCTCTGGGGCCTACTCATCCTCTTCATGGGAAGGGTCGGAAACCCTGGTGCTCTCGACGAGGTTTCCCCTCTGACGCTAGGAAGGAAGATCCTAGCAATTATTGTTACCGTTATATTCATCGCGTCCGCCATACCAATTCCTTTCTCCTTCATTGACTGA
- the cas6 gene encoding CRISPR-associated endoribonuclease Cas6: MRIEIKLLPLKEQAVLPFNYNYEVYFQLVEKVRTIEPDVAELMSSSRDLWTFSRIIVRNRRVIPDRGIEILSDDVSLYISSSNEDIIRAIAEAVEKSPEIHVGNITFLVSKVRVLKMPKIGKENTFSTLSPIVVRTVKFDEGRLKHWDLYPHDELFIDKLRKTMLLRYTEINGHMPEDKDFKIETIRFKPTRLMVGGSYVRGSLMVFRYIGSREIAEFAYDNGFGEKTRFGFGMVKLIE, from the coding sequence ATGCGAATAGAGATAAAGCTACTGCCGCTAAAGGAGCAGGCAGTGCTACCCTTTAATTATAATTACGAGGTTTATTTTCAGCTTGTGGAAAAGGTTAGGACGATAGAACCGGACGTTGCCGAGCTTATGAGCTCCTCCAGAGACTTGTGGACGTTTTCTCGCATCATCGTGCGAAATAGGAGGGTGATCCCGGATAGGGGTATCGAGATACTTTCCGACGATGTTTCCCTATATATATCATCTTCGAACGAAGACATCATAAGGGCCATTGCTGAAGCCGTCGAGAAGAGTCCCGAGATTCATGTAGGAAACATTACTTTCCTCGTCAGCAAGGTTCGGGTTCTGAAGATGCCCAAGATAGGGAAGGAGAACACATTCTCGACACTCAGCCCCATAGTTGTGAGGACGGTCAAGTTCGATGAGGGCAGGCTCAAACACTGGGACCTTTATCCCCACGATGAGCTCTTTATAGACAAGCTCCGAAAAACCATGCTCCTTCGCTACACGGAAATAAATGGTCATATGCCCGAGGACAAGGACTTCAAAATCGAGACCATAAGGTTCAAACCTACGAGACTCATGGTAGGCGGCTCCTATGTCAGGGGATCTCTCATGGTCTTCCGCTATATAGGCTCTCGAGAAATTGCTGAGTTCGCCTACGACAACGGCTTTGGAGAGAAGACTCGATTTGGCTTTGGCATGGTCAAGCTAATAGAATGA
- a CDS encoding MraY family glycosyltransferase has protein sequence MKELLAFPLTVLITPYIAHLMGKAGIVGRDIHKPGKPEVPEMGGLAMLLSVGIAGLIAGVEELSLIIYLLFGLIGVLDDLTALRQSHKVALSLFASLPLLLRPPSEVLHFPGLEVQLGPLMGLVAVLYVTASANLVNMLAGFNGLEAGTSAIMFAALALITGGAARSLALLGLSTSLGFLLWNRYPARVFPGDTGTLSLGALFGLVAVLGGAEFWGAVLLIPHALDFLLKLRVKFSGKKMGGARIRPDGTLEAPPYLSFLGFLMRTFRLTEPRLVALVWLIEGLIAIIVILLA, from the coding sequence GTGAAGGAGCTCCTTGCATTCCCCCTGACGGTTCTTATAACCCCCTACATCGCCCACCTGATGGGGAAAGCGGGGATAGTTGGTAGGGACATCCACAAGCCCGGGAAACCTGAGGTTCCCGAGATGGGCGGTTTGGCCATGCTCCTATCCGTTGGTATCGCCGGGCTCATTGCGGGAGTTGAAGAGCTTTCCCTGATAATCTATCTACTCTTTGGACTCATCGGCGTTCTTGACGACCTTACAGCCCTCAGACAGTCACACAAAGTGGCCCTCTCCCTCTTTGCCTCTCTGCCTCTCCTCCTCCGACCCCCCAGCGAGGTCCTGCACTTCCCTGGCCTGGAGGTTCAGCTCGGCCCCTTGATGGGTCTCGTCGCGGTACTCTACGTCACGGCCTCTGCCAACTTAGTAAACATGCTGGCGGGCTTCAACGGGCTTGAGGCGGGCACCTCGGCAATAATGTTCGCGGCCCTGGCCTTGATAACTGGCGGAGCTGCCCGCTCTCTTGCTCTTCTTGGTCTTTCAACATCTCTTGGCTTCCTGCTCTGGAACCGCTACCCTGCAAGGGTGTTCCCTGGAGATACAGGCACTCTCTCCCTCGGAGCCCTCTTTGGGCTGGTCGCCGTCCTCGGTGGTGCTGAGTTTTGGGGGGCAGTCCTCCTTATACCTCACGCCCTTGACTTCCTCCTTAAGCTGAGGGTTAAATTTTCTGGAAAGAAGATGGGTGGGGCGAGAATCAGGCCGGATGGCACTCTGGAGGCTCCTCCATACTTATCTTTCCTTGGCTTCTTAATGAGAACCTTTAGGCTCACGGAGCCCCGACTGGTGGCCCTCGTGTGGCTTATAGAAGGACTCATAGCAATCATAGTCATTCTATTAGCTTGA
- a CDS encoding HD domain-containing protein, producing MLDLIIEVGRLKTLPRTGWLLRGVSNPESIAEHSFRVTFVTMLLADELKRRGIPVDVERALKIAIIHDVAEARLTDIPLTAQAYFDKDVAERRAFREMLPDYLELFEDYAEGRTLEGRLVKFADKLEMLVQTYEYERAGHRNLNEFWRALDHLRRSEFYRYFRDLVEELARRRKV from the coding sequence ATGCTGGACTTGATAATAGAGGTGGGAAGGCTGAAGACGTTGCCAAGAACAGGATGGCTTCTTAGAGGAGTTTCAAACCCGGAGAGCATAGCGGAGCACTCGTTCAGGGTGACCTTTGTAACAATGTTGCTCGCGGACGAGCTGAAGAGGAGGGGTATCCCCGTGGACGTCGAGAGGGCCCTTAAGATAGCCATAATCCATGATGTCGCCGAGGCCAGACTGACGGACATCCCCCTGACGGCTCAGGCCTACTTCGATAAGGATGTTGCCGAGAGGAGGGCCTTCCGTGAAATGTTGCCTGACTATTTGGAGCTCTTCGAGGACTACGCCGAAGGCAGGACGCTCGAGGGTAGGCTTGTAAAGTTCGCCGACAAACTGGAAATGCTCGTCCAGACTTACGAATACGAGCGGGCTGGCCACCGGAACCTGAATGAGTTCTGGAGGGCCCTCGACCACCTGAGAAGAAGCGAATTTTATAGGTACTTCAGGGATTTGGTTGAGGAACTTGCGAGGAGGAGGAAGGTGTGA
- a CDS encoding Era-like GTP-binding protein, translated as MIKVAIIGAENVGKSTLMNALLGEKISEVSEVPGTTKGIIKRAFGKVKIPKTMKNPIGGVDELLLIDTAGLFDPEMELRGKVLSEEKFKALLEEIQGADIVIHMIDATKGLHRGMEKLHYLLKFRYEKPIIVVINKIDLVPREKAEELRLIVRKRLEQEPILLSLVTMEGFDELLRALGHYAQYAK; from the coding sequence ATGATAAAGGTTGCGATTATTGGGGCCGAGAACGTGGGCAAGTCAACGCTCATGAACGCCCTCCTGGGTGAGAAGATTTCGGAGGTCTCAGAGGTTCCCGGGACGACGAAGGGAATCATAAAGAGGGCCTTTGGAAAGGTGAAGATACCTAAGACAATGAAAAATCCGATTGGTGGCGTCGATGAGCTCCTCCTAATAGACACGGCGGGCCTATTTGATCCCGAGATGGAGCTGAGAGGGAAAGTGCTCAGCGAGGAGAAGTTCAAAGCCCTCCTGGAAGAAATCCAAGGGGCGGATATCGTAATCCACATGATAGACGCCACAAAGGGTCTTCACAGGGGAATGGAGAAGCTCCACTACCTGCTGAAGTTCCGGTACGAGAAGCCCATAATCGTCGTGATAAACAAGATAGACCTCGTGCCAAGGGAGAAGGCTGAGGAGCTCAGACTCATCGTGAGAAAAAGGCTTGAACAAGAGCCGATACTCCTTTCGCTGGTCACGATGGAGGGCTTCGACGAGCTCCTCAGGGCGCTTGGCCACTACGCTCAGTACGCGAAGTAA
- a CDS encoding protein-L-isoaspartate(D-aspartate) O-methyltransferase: MEELRKKWERTVESLVRQGIIRSEVVRRAFLKYPRYLFVPEKYRKWAHVDEPLPIPAGQTISAPHMVAIMLELADLRPKLKVLEIGTGSGWNAALIAAIVDTHVYTIERIPELVEFARKNLERAGVKNVHVILGDGSKGFPPRAPYDRIIVTAGAPEIPKPLVEQLKPGGKLIIPVGPYHLWQDLLEVVKREDGSVEVKSHGGVAFVPLIGEHGWEE; encoded by the coding sequence ATGGAGGAGTTAAGAAAGAAGTGGGAAAGGACCGTCGAGAGTCTCGTGAGACAAGGGATAATAAGGAGCGAGGTCGTTAGGAGAGCCTTCCTCAAGTACCCCCGCTATCTCTTCGTGCCCGAGAAGTACAGGAAGTGGGCCCACGTGGACGAGCCCCTTCCTATTCCTGCAGGCCAAACGATAAGCGCTCCCCACATGGTCGCCATAATGCTGGAGCTGGCAGACCTCAGGCCAAAACTAAAGGTGCTCGAAATCGGGACCGGGAGCGGGTGGAACGCGGCCCTGATAGCGGCCATCGTGGATACACATGTCTACACCATCGAGAGGATTCCAGAGCTCGTGGAATTCGCCCGCAAGAACCTCGAGAGAGCGGGCGTGAAAAACGTCCACGTGATACTCGGGGACGGAAGCAAGGGGTTTCCACCGAGGGCCCCATATGACAGAATAATCGTTACGGCGGGGGCACCGGAAATCCCTAAGCCCCTCGTGGAACAGCTGAAGCCTGGTGGAAAGCTCATAATCCCCGTAGGTCCATACCACCTCTGGCAGGACCTCCTCGAGGTTGTGAAGAGGGAGGACGGGAGCGTTGAAGTCAAGAGCCACGGAGGAGTTGCATTCGTGCCTCTGATAGGGGAACACGGGTGGGAGGAGTGA
- a CDS encoding HAD-IB family phosphatase, with translation MRLAAFDLEGTLVDITSWEALHEKFGTCEKAKRNMELFFSGKISYEEWARLDASLWRGHTKEEIIELFKNVEPKPGARELFEFLRESGFKTAIISGGLMCLARRIGEMLGADYIFANELVFDEKGRITGEVIIRVNFHEKGRIMMALKEKLRPELTVAVGDWHNDVPMFKEADLSIALRDSLGADYIATDLWEVMKIIETALKNRV, from the coding sequence GTGAGGCTCGCGGCCTTCGACCTCGAGGGCACCCTTGTGGATATAACAAGCTGGGAGGCCTTGCACGAGAAGTTCGGAACATGCGAAAAGGCTAAGCGAAACATGGAGCTTTTCTTCTCTGGAAAGATTAGCTACGAGGAGTGGGCTAGGCTTGATGCCTCTCTATGGAGGGGCCATACGAAAGAAGAAATCATTGAGCTCTTCAAGAACGTTGAGCCGAAGCCGGGAGCGAGGGAGCTCTTCGAGTTCCTGAGGGAGAGCGGGTTTAAAACTGCAATAATTAGCGGGGGTCTCATGTGCCTCGCCCGCCGCATAGGGGAGATGCTTGGGGCGGATTACATCTTTGCCAACGAGCTGGTCTTCGATGAGAAGGGCAGGATAACGGGAGAGGTAATCATAAGGGTAAACTTCCACGAAAAGGGGAGGATAATGATGGCCTTGAAGGAAAAGCTGAGGCCCGAGCTAACCGTGGCAGTCGGAGACTGGCACAATGATGTCCCCATGTTCAAGGAGGCGGACTTGAGCATAGCCCTGAGAGATAGTCTTGGGGCCGATTACATAGCCACTGACCTGTGGGAGGTGATGAAAATTATAGAAACCGCTTTAAAGAACAGAGTATAA
- the tpiA gene encoding triose-phosphate isomerase: MSLKEPIIVINFKTYIEATGKRALEIAKAAERVHKETGITIVVAPQLADLRMIAESVEIPVFAQHIDPIKPGSHTGHVLPEAVKEAGAAGTLLNHSENRMILADLEAAIRRAEEVGLITIVCSNNPAVSAAVAALDPDYVAVEPPELIGTGIPVSKAKPEVITDTVELVKRVNPKVKVLCGAGITTGEDVKRALELGTVGVLLASGVTKAKDPEKAIWDLVSKII, translated from the coding sequence ATGAGCCTAAAGGAGCCGATTATCGTGATTAACTTTAAGACTTATATCGAGGCCACTGGAAAGAGGGCCCTTGAGATAGCCAAGGCCGCCGAGAGGGTCCACAAGGAGACTGGGATAACAATCGTGGTAGCCCCGCAACTGGCCGACCTCAGGATGATAGCGGAGAGCGTCGAAATTCCAGTCTTTGCCCAGCACATAGATCCGATTAAGCCCGGCAGCCACACTGGCCACGTCCTCCCAGAGGCTGTCAAAGAGGCCGGGGCTGCGGGAACGCTCCTCAACCACTCGGAGAACAGGATGATTTTGGCGGACCTCGAGGCGGCTATAAGGAGGGCAGAGGAAGTTGGCCTAATAACGATTGTCTGCTCCAACAACCCGGCCGTTTCAGCGGCTGTTGCAGCGCTCGATCCGGACTACGTGGCAGTTGAACCGCCTGAGCTTATAGGCACCGGCATTCCGGTCAGCAAGGCCAAGCCGGAAGTTATCACCGATACGGTCGAGCTCGTGAAGAGGGTGAACCCTAAAGTCAAGGTGCTCTGCGGGGCTGGAATAACCACAGGTGAGGACGTCAAGAGGGCTCTGGAGCTGGGAACCGTTGGAGTTCTTCTGGCCAGCGGTGTTACCAAGGCGAAAGACCCTGAAAAGGCAATCTGGGACCTCGTCTCCAAGATAATCTAA
- a CDS encoding Gfo/Idh/MocA family protein, with protein sequence MVKFGIISYAHPHALRYAATIKASRRAKLVAISGDGANANVARMEARKYGARFYKNYEDLLRDEDVEAVYIAIETYRHKEVAIRAAEEGKHILLEKPIALTLEDGREIVKAAEKAGVKLMVPFNPRFTVPLRKAKEMVDTGEIGELEYIYTISEYVRPPMFLEGIDTSWFIDERKSGGGGFMDTAPHGIDSLFWLTNSEPVKVFADIGAKIWGFPVDDIGTALIEFKNGVVALLTAGWANPKGYPYGLEIKYYIVGSEGFLDVRTAYPDFTVYQDKTEKIYWERPDVSGIVESFVDAIIRDEKPPITGEDALKNLAVVLAAYESSRTGRAVKVEL encoded by the coding sequence ATGGTGAAGTTCGGCATTATAAGCTATGCACACCCACATGCTCTTCGCTATGCGGCCACGATTAAGGCGAGCAGGAGAGCTAAGCTGGTTGCGATATCGGGGGATGGGGCCAACGCCAACGTAGCGAGGATGGAGGCGAGGAAGTACGGGGCGAGGTTCTACAAGAACTATGAAGATCTCCTGAGGGACGAGGATGTCGAGGCCGTTTACATAGCGATCGAGACTTACAGACACAAGGAGGTTGCCATAAGGGCCGCAGAGGAGGGCAAGCATATACTCCTCGAGAAGCCCATAGCCTTAACCCTCGAGGACGGGCGCGAGATAGTGAAAGCGGCCGAGAAGGCAGGTGTCAAGCTCATGGTGCCCTTCAACCCCCGCTTCACGGTGCCGCTCAGGAAGGCCAAGGAGATGGTGGACACGGGAGAGATAGGCGAGCTGGAGTACATTTACACAATTTCCGAGTACGTTAGGCCCCCGATGTTCTTGGAAGGTATCGACACGAGCTGGTTCATCGACGAGAGGAAGTCGGGCGGAGGCGGCTTCATGGATACTGCCCCTCATGGCATAGACTCCCTCTTCTGGCTGACTAACAGCGAGCCCGTGAAGGTCTTCGCGGACATAGGAGCCAAGATATGGGGGTTCCCGGTGGACGACATAGGAACTGCCCTGATAGAGTTTAAGAACGGTGTTGTGGCCCTCCTGACGGCGGGCTGGGCTAATCCGAAAGGCTACCCCTACGGCCTCGAGATAAAGTACTACATTGTGGGTAGCGAGGGCTTCTTGGACGTGAGGACGGCCTATCCCGACTTCACAGTCTATCAGGACAAAACCGAGAAGATATACTGGGAGAGGCCCGACGTGAGCGGCATAGTTGAGTCCTTCGTTGATGCCATAATCCGCGACGAGAAGCCCCCCATAACGGGAGAGGACGCTCTGAAGAACTTGGCCGTCGTTCTCGCTGCTTATGAGTCCTCTAGAACTGGAAGGGCCGTCAAGGTTGAGCTTTGA